Proteins encoded within one genomic window of Rhinoderma darwinii isolate aRhiDar2 chromosome 5, aRhiDar2.hap1, whole genome shotgun sequence:
- the DCLK3 gene encoding serine/threonine-protein kinase DCLK3, with product MPGGAFVQTEMATCTCKHHGQQTLYGHLYNHIHVRSTDRRHQVTCPPIGPRTFGKPFQGINSYTSPYFHSQNGFHTIHSENSPVKPRIVTVVKPGSHPLKKITLLLNRRSVQTFEQLIADISEGLGLPRWKNDRVRKLYNLKGKEIRSVSDFFRGDDAFIALGREQLTLKSIEIVFNELYPDMNFKQNKDHYEKLRYKIRDNRLNIDSGYEDTDTTHKLENIISSTVANKTDSKTHGKCRAEESRTTKKQDKFKNDQEHLPRAMKKLEICHSKPKKLLSTSLDYVMHSEHCKTYNFPKRLYTDFDNDMPEDTTLNERCRKQPISEYKPEKAKPKCIVCRSRNRELNMDYSGVEEKGESDIELNQNSNWTPYRIRRQTNDMEAKEFCKNRCHKEKKKCNGKHHDCSPIKPSRRLIEDFMEDTKENVLINRDETVMDNEFNRNKENMTIIDTTAQEVLDGHLSMDEEEGISQISQYSIKDRMDIDKYYDIGRSIGDGNFAVVKECRVRKTNQEFAMKIIDKAKLVGKEDIIENEVRIIKLLSHPNIVKLLDDFETENEIYLIMEYIKGGDLFDAITESIKFTEHDAALMLTDLCEALVYIHSKNIVHRDLKPENLLVQNNPDGSSTLKLADFGLAVFVSEPIFTVCGTPTYVAPEILSEKGYGLEVDMWATGVILYILLCGFPPFRSPERNHEELFETIQRGEYEFLSPYWDNISEEAKDLISRLLVVSPLKRFTSACVLQHSWVRSRGQMNDRNLQREVTMNIERHFRNRRQTKDTQSDL from the exons ggcaaCAAACACTTTATGGTCATCTATATAACCACATACATGTAAGGTCTACAGACAGGAGACACCAGGTGACTTGTCCACCTATAGGTCCTAGAACATTTGGAAAACCATTCCAAGGCATAAACAGCTATACCTCACCCTATTTTCATTCTCAAAATGGTTTTCATACAATACATTCAGAAAATAGCCCAGTAAAACCAAGAATTGTGACAGTGGTTAAACCAGGAAGTCATCCTCTGAAAAAGATCACATTACTACTCAACCGGAGGTCTGTCCAGACCTTTGAACAACTTATTGCTGATATATCAGAAGGACTTGGACTTCCAAGGTGGAAAAATGACCGTGTAAGGAAACTTTATAACCTCAAAGGCAAGGAAATTCGTAGTGTGTCTGACTTCTTCCGTGGGGATGATGCTTTTATTGCACTGGGTAGGGAACAGCTCACACTGAAGAGCATTGAAATTGTTTTTAATGAACTTTATCCTGATATGAATTTTAAACAAAACAAGGATCATTATGAAAAACTGAGATACAAGATCCGTGATAATAGGTTGAATATTGATAGTGGATATGAAGACACAGACACGACCCACAAATTAGAGAACATTATATCTTCAACAGTAGCTAACAAAACTGATAGCAAAACTCATGGAAAGTGTAGGGCAGAAGAATCCAGAActacaaaaaaacaagacaaatttAAGAATGATCAAGAACACTTACCGAGAGCAATGAAAAAACTTGAAATATGCCATAGTAAACCAAAAAAATTATTGAGCACAAGTTTGGATTATGTCATGCATAGTGAGCACTGTAAAACATATAACTTTCCAAAAAGACTTTACACTGACTTTGATAATGATATGCCAGAAGATACTACTTTAAATGAAAGGTGTAGAAAACAACCAATAAGTGAGTATAAACCAGAAAAAGCAAAACCCAAGTGTATAGTTTGCCGCAGTAGAAATAGGGAATTGAATATGGATTATAGTGGAGTAGAAGAAAAAGGAGAAAGTGACATTGAATTGAACCAGAATTCAAACTGGACACCTTATAGAATTCGAAGACAAACCAATGACATGGAAGCAAAGGAGTTTTGTAAGAACAGATGTCACaaagagaaaaagaagtgcaatggtaAGCATCATGACTGCTCACCAATAAAACCCAGTAGACGGCTAATAGAAGATTTCATGGAAGACACAAAGGAGAATGTACTAATAAACAGAGACGAAACCGTCATGGACAATGAATTCAATCGTAACAAGGAAAATATGACAATCATTGACACCACAGCGCAAGAGGTTTTAGACGGACATTTGAGTATGGATGAGGAAGAGGGAATTTCCCAAATTAGCCAATATTCTATCAAGGACAGGATGGATATAGACAAATATTATGATATTGGCAGAAGTATTGGAGATGGAAACTTTGCAGTTGTGAAGGAGTGTAGAGTCCGGAAAACGAATCAAGAATTTGCTATGAAGATTATTGATAAAGCCAAGCTTGTAGGAAAGGAAGACATTATTGAAAACGAAGTAAGGATAATAAAATTGCTCTCCCACCCTAATATTGTGAAACTTCTGGACGATTTTGAGACTGAAAACGAGATTTACTTGATAATGGAGTACATAAAAGGAGGGGACTTGTTTGATGCAATAACTGAAAGTATTAAATTTACTGAACATGATGCGGCACTTATGTTGACTGACTTGTGCGAGGCTCTTGTGTACATCCACAGTAAAAATATTGTTCATAGGGACCTGAAACCCGAAAATTTACTG gtacaAAATAATCCTGATGGATCTTCTACTCTAAAGTTAGCTGATTTTGGACTTGCTGTGTTCGTCTCAGAGCCTATATTCACTGTGTGTGGAACTCCGACATATGTAGCCCCTGAAATCCTCTCAGAAAAGG GCTACGGCTTAGAAGTTGATATGTGGGCAACTGGAGTTATCTTGTATATACTCCTCTGTGGGTTTCCACCTTTCCGAAGTCCAGAACGCAATCATGAGGAATTATTTGAGACCATACAACGTGGAGAATATGAATTCCTCTCTCCTTACTGGGATAATATCTCAGAAg AAGCAAAAGATTTGATCAGTAGGTTGCTGGTGGTGAGTCCACTGAAGAGATTTACTTCTGCGTGTGTTTTGCAGCACAGCTGGGTCAGATCACGTGGACAAATGAATGATCGCAATTTGCAGAGAGAAGTTACAATGAATATAGAGCGTCATTTCCGAAACCGAC